Proteins encoded within one genomic window of Enterococcus haemoperoxidus ATCC BAA-382:
- a CDS encoding ABC transporter ATP-binding protein, producing MITVTKLTKMMNKATILNNVSFTVNKGEIIALVGPNGAGKTTLINCLTGLIRPTNGEISLFGTNPLNKKNKVKVGVMQQESTTLENVKVKELLTLFRSFYPKPLSLDDLLDITGLTEHRNTYTTKLSGGQKRRLTFGLSIIGNPELLFLDEPTTGMDVTSRKIFWKKINMLKEQGKTIILTTHYLEEIEKVATRILLMKQGEIVHDGTLESIQSEMLQNKLSFQLLDILDEAKLVDLPYVSTIEKVENNVTLYSSNSDETLIELFTTEIKFKNLLISPGNLETAFNTLVEEEDK from the coding sequence ATGATTACAGTCACTAAACTCACAAAAATGATGAATAAAGCAACAATTTTAAACAACGTTTCATTTACCGTAAACAAAGGTGAAATCATTGCCTTAGTTGGTCCAAATGGTGCCGGAAAAACTACCTTGATCAATTGCTTAACAGGATTGATTCGCCCGACAAATGGAGAAATAAGCCTTTTTGGTACAAATCCATTGAATAAAAAAAATAAGGTTAAAGTAGGTGTGATGCAGCAAGAAAGCACAACGTTAGAAAATGTCAAAGTCAAAGAATTGCTGACACTTTTCCGTAGTTTTTATCCCAAGCCACTTTCTTTAGACGACTTGTTAGATATAACTGGACTAACCGAACATCGAAATACATATACAACTAAATTATCTGGCGGACAAAAACGTCGGCTAACGTTTGGTTTATCAATTATCGGCAATCCAGAGTTGCTTTTTTTAGATGAACCGACAACAGGAATGGATGTAACGAGCCGCAAAATTTTCTGGAAAAAAATCAATATGTTAAAAGAGCAAGGCAAAACAATTATCTTAACCACACATTACCTAGAGGAAATTGAAAAAGTTGCTACTCGAATTTTACTGATGAAACAAGGTGAAATCGTTCATGATGGCACATTGGAAAGCATTCAGTCTGAAATGCTGCAAAATAAATTGAGCTTTCAGTTGCTAGACATTCTTGATGAAGCAAAACTAGTTGATTTACCTTATGTATCAACAATTGAAAAAGTAGAAAACAACGTAACTCTCTATTCGTCAAATAGTGATGAAACGCTTATAGAATTGTTCACAACCGAAATTAAATTCAAGAATTTATTAATTAGTCCAGGGAACTTAGAAACAGCCTTCAATACTTTAGTTGAGGAGGAAGACAAATGA
- a CDS encoding ABC transporter permease: MNPFVVQTKTDLNRSLMRSKPFIFFSLGMPVGFYLLFTKVFNMGVPQEYMAVFYKDSMIQMATYSVMISSLFSFSMTLIEDRKQGVKQFLRLSPMPECIYYTSKILTQFLINSLLLIVIFLVGHFVNGVQMNFMTWLTSGLWILYGCLPIVALATIVSLVKDPNTASVLNNIILMPLAIISGLWWPIDMFPEVVQKIATGLPTFYAAQGAKELAAGQLPDGKGLLIIFIYFVGIMVLSIYLNGRKEEIKR, translated from the coding sequence ATGAATCCATTCGTTGTGCAAACTAAAACAGACTTAAACCGCTCTTTAATGAGAAGCAAACCATTTATCTTTTTTTCTTTAGGGATGCCAGTTGGTTTTTATCTTCTATTTACCAAAGTATTTAATATGGGAGTTCCACAAGAGTACATGGCTGTTTTCTATAAAGACAGTATGATTCAAATGGCAACCTATAGTGTGATGATCAGCTCATTATTTTCTTTTTCGATGACGTTGATTGAAGACCGTAAACAAGGTGTGAAGCAGTTTTTACGCCTATCACCTATGCCGGAATGTATTTATTATACGAGTAAGATTTTAACGCAATTTTTGATCAATAGTTTGTTATTAATCGTTATTTTTCTAGTAGGACATTTTGTAAATGGGGTTCAAATGAATTTTATGACCTGGCTTACCAGTGGATTATGGATTTTATATGGTTGTTTACCGATCGTCGCATTAGCAACGATCGTAAGTCTGGTGAAAGATCCAAATACAGCTAGTGTGTTGAACAATATAATCTTAATGCCGCTTGCGATCATAAGTGGATTGTGGTGGCCGATCGACATGTTTCCAGAAGTCGTTCAAAAAATTGCGACAGGGTTACCGACCTTTTATGCAGCACAAGGAGCGAAAGAGTTGGCAGCTGGACAATTACCAGATGGAAAAGGACTGTTGATCATCTTCATTTATTTTGTAGGAATTATGGTATTATCAATATATCTGAATGGTCGTAAAGAAGAAATAAAACGTTAG
- a CDS encoding sensor histidine kinase: MYPKEDGFVSFIWLIFILIPIIAMFPYDTFDKQLALFTLGIFVVTYRNCLFNGKWFPFWMALMYGISLFYTIYFGYIYLFIYPAWMIGFIPMKKHVFKYYYIALLCMLTPVPFSLSRLPEYVTQDLKITIFVYGFFICAAPFAGRSIRKQAELRKQIYQSTQRMEYVIKQEERYRIARDLHDTLGQSLSIMTIKAELAGKLVDKDQALAKKEIAEVAETSRGTLQTVREIVSSMRHVLIAEEMITIEKSLRDAKIILATEGEELTGEIATDLQNTVSYCLRECVTNVIRHSRASHCRIIIEKSGVNYTFTVEDDGKGMKDLIQGNGLTGLKERIESVCGKLEFTQKNGMKVLFTVPVDKKEEKIHD; this comes from the coding sequence GTGTACCCGAAAGAGGATGGCTTTGTTTCATTTATATGGTTGATTTTTATTTTGATTCCGATTATTGCAATGTTTCCGTACGATACTTTTGATAAGCAGTTAGCACTGTTTACATTAGGAATTTTTGTAGTGACCTATCGAAATTGTTTATTTAATGGGAAATGGTTTCCGTTTTGGATGGCGTTGATGTATGGAATATCACTGTTTTATACGATATATTTTGGTTATATCTATTTGTTTATCTATCCAGCGTGGATGATTGGTTTTATTCCAATGAAGAAGCACGTGTTTAAGTATTATTATATTGCGTTATTATGTATGCTGACGCCTGTGCCGTTTAGTTTAAGCCGATTGCCAGAATATGTAACACAGGATTTAAAAATCACGATTTTTGTTTATGGCTTTTTTATCTGTGCGGCACCTTTTGCTGGTCGTTCAATTCGTAAGCAAGCAGAGTTACGTAAGCAAATATATCAATCTACCCAGAGGATGGAATACGTGATCAAACAAGAAGAACGTTACCGAATCGCTAGAGATTTGCATGATACATTGGGACAATCATTATCGATCATGACGATCAAAGCAGAGTTAGCAGGGAAGTTGGTAGATAAAGATCAGGCGCTGGCTAAAAAAGAAATCGCAGAAGTTGCTGAAACCTCTAGAGGTACTTTGCAAACAGTACGGGAAATCGTTTCAAGTATGCGTCATGTATTGATTGCTGAAGAAATGATAACAATTGAAAAAAGCTTAAGGGATGCGAAAATCATCTTAGCCACAGAGGGTGAAGAATTAACTGGAGAAATTGCCACAGATCTTCAAAATACCGTGAGTTATTGTTTGCGTGAATGTGTCACGAATGTAATTCGTCATAGTAGAGCTAGTCACTGTAGGATCATCATTGAAAAGAGTGGCGTAAATTATACCTTTACAGTTGAAGATGATGGTAAAGGAATGAAAGACTTGATTCAGGGGAATGGACTGACGGGGTTAAAAGAACGAATCGAAAGCGTCTGTGGAAAACTCGAATTTACGCAAAAAAATGGAATGAAGGTTCTATTCACAGTTCCTGTGGATAAAAAAGAGGAGAAGATCCATGATTAA
- a CDS encoding response regulator transcription factor: MIKLIIAEDQGLLSSALATILGLEDDLEVVGIAKNGVEALALIEKHQPDICLTDIEMPLKTGLDIAEALQNQEQKVIILTTFAREGYFERAVKANVSGYLLKDTPTDELIGNIRAVMKGKKFYSPELVTGLFSQQENPLTEREQEVLLAVGEGLSSKEIAGKLFLTSGTVRNYMSEILNKLGAKNRIEAVSIAKEKGWI; this comes from the coding sequence ATGATTAAACTAATTATCGCAGAAGATCAAGGGTTACTGTCATCTGCCTTAGCAACGATTCTGGGCTTGGAAGATGATTTGGAAGTGGTAGGTATTGCTAAAAATGGCGTAGAAGCATTAGCGTTGATCGAAAAGCATCAACCAGATATCTGTTTAACTGATATTGAAATGCCATTGAAAACGGGGTTGGATATAGCAGAAGCATTGCAAAATCAGGAACAAAAGGTGATTATTTTAACCACTTTTGCTAGAGAAGGTTATTTTGAACGAGCCGTAAAAGCGAATGTATCGGGCTATCTGTTAAAAGATACACCCACGGATGAACTGATTGGGAATATCCGCGCTGTTATGAAAGGAAAAAAATTTTATTCCCCTGAACTTGTAACGGGACTATTTTCACAACAAGAAAATCCCTTGACTGAACGAGAACAAGAAGTGTTGCTGGCAGTAGGGGAAGGCTTGTCCTCTAAGGAAATTGCGGGAAAGCTGTTCTTGACGAGCGGAACGGTACGGAATTATATGTCAGAGATTTTGAATAAACTAGGGGCAAAAAATAGAATTGAAGCAGTGAGTATTGCGAAGGAAAAAGGCTGGATCTGA
- a CDS encoding MucBP domain-containing protein: MKKTIVSMIILATAVFLLPLSSEAAQLNFYDIDTLSSQEKEAIIKEKPSISSEYEQYTIVYQKDSAGDGTDEHTDLGGSFGQGNSGKALKSTTQSALPKAGELDHANLLLYGSGVIAISLFTLYKRKKYSKLLLVILIPASIGTRSMTVLAAGESLIPTETISLSKGEVKSIEPTVIKGYTYVGYFPVGQTNPPKGDSTIIVRYVDGNNNELHGSQIITGTIGENYDASTEKYVLAIPGYTLNEAKLPVNVTGMFEEKEQTVTYEYEKEADKEGKVTIHYLNTDGVAIMPPDSLSGEIGQAFHVEKKEIPNFLFKHAEGEFDGVFSLEETTIKLYYTDEVKINIHYINKSTKEPLMLNSLNYYADYLRPELSDIDDYYYTSSYNGKTYSSGSVVSSDQVTVKAGTEYILPKEIRFLITKPDGQTMDSFIFPKVIVTSEGGWIAGIYSYSNYLYFSERPEYIPENYKGTADQLEINVTYEVSYITIAIPEP; the protein is encoded by the coding sequence ATGAAAAAGACTATTGTCAGCATGATAATTTTAGCAACAGCGGTATTTTTATTGCCATTATCAAGTGAAGCAGCACAACTTAATTTTTATGATATTGATACACTTAGTTCACAGGAAAAAGAAGCTATTATCAAAGAAAAACCTTCAATAAGTTCAGAGTATGAGCAGTATACGATTGTTTATCAAAAGGATTCAGCAGGCGATGGAACGGATGAACATACTGATTTAGGCGGTTCATTTGGACAGGGAAACTCTGGAAAGGCTTTAAAGTCAACGACCCAGTCCGCGTTACCAAAAGCGGGAGAACTTGACCATGCTAATTTACTCTTATACGGAAGTGGCGTTATTGCGATTAGTTTATTTACTTTGTATAAACGAAAAAAGTATAGCAAGTTGTTATTGGTTATTTTGATTCCTGCTTCGATAGGAACGCGTTCAATGACGGTCTTAGCAGCGGGGGAATCATTGATTCCAACAGAAACTATTTCACTTTCCAAAGGGGAAGTAAAAAGTATTGAGCCTACTGTGATCAAAGGGTATACCTATGTAGGTTATTTTCCAGTAGGGCAAACTAATCCGCCGAAAGGAGACTCGACAATCATTGTCCGTTATGTTGACGGAAATAACAATGAACTTCATGGATCGCAGATAATTACGGGGACAATTGGTGAAAACTATGATGCATCGACAGAAAAATATGTATTAGCAATCCCAGGCTATACTTTAAACGAGGCTAAATTACCAGTGAATGTTACTGGTATGTTTGAAGAAAAAGAGCAAACAGTCACGTATGAGTACGAAAAAGAGGCTGATAAAGAAGGAAAGGTCACGATTCATTATTTAAATACAGATGGTGTTGCCATCATGCCACCTGATAGTTTAAGTGGGGAAATCGGCCAGGCTTTCCATGTTGAGAAAAAGGAAATTCCAAACTTTTTATTTAAACACGCAGAAGGTGAATTTGATGGGGTATTTTCACTGGAAGAAACAACTATCAAGTTATATTATACAGATGAAGTGAAAATTAACATTCATTACATTAATAAAAGCACGAAAGAACCACTTATGTTGAACTCTCTAAACTACTATGCTGATTACTTACGACCAGAGCTAAGTGATATTGATGATTATTATTATACGAGTTCCTATAATGGGAAAACATATAGCTCAGGTAGCGTTGTATCATCTGATCAAGTAACAGTAAAAGCTGGAACGGAGTATATATTACCAAAAGAAATCAGATTTTTGATCACCAAACCAGATGGACAAACAATGGATAGCTTCATTTTTCCAAAGGTCATTGTAACATCTGAAGGTGGATGGATCGCAGGTATTTATAGTTATTCCAACTACTTGTATTTTAGTGAACGACCAGAGTACATTCCTGAAAACTATAAAGGAACGGCAGATCAACTTGAAATAAATGTTACGTATGAAGTAAGCTATATCACAATTGCGATTCCAGAACCTTGA
- a CDS encoding MucBP domain-containing protein, with protein sequence MKKTISFNLCVLTVFLAFLLIAQPTTIIFYAKEEERQYWELVSHSASQEGIFTNEPQEVVFVYRKKTASIPSRMLTIEYPTVVVPPGQKPTTQYGILLGNLSGIFLFGSTRL encoded by the coding sequence ATGAAAAAAACAATATCTTTTAATCTGTGTGTATTAACAGTTTTTCTTGCTTTTTTACTAATCGCCCAGCCAACAACGATTATTTTTTATGCTAAGGAGGAAGAACGTCAATACTGGGAATTAGTGAGTCACTCTGCTTCACAAGAAGGAATATTTACAAACGAACCTCAAGAAGTTGTTTTTGTTTATCGGAAAAAGACAGCCTCGATTCCCTCGCGAATGCTCACAATAGAATATCCTACTGTAGTGGTTCCTCCTGGACAGAAACCGACCACACAATACGGAATATTATTAGGAAATCTTTCCGGGATCTTTCTTTTTGGTTCAACTCGATTGTAA
- a CDS encoding helix-turn-helix domain-containing protein: MEYLQFLDEEDRDKLHLLMNLQLYNDQYLTQKRLLELTGLSKFLLEKYIKELNEECPEITISEEIYDELIYQPISNDMIQKIQHTFAQRSLKFRFFIEVLVEEKTIKKFQEEQHIAKTTLYQIRSKVLTQLKKERIVIQKNKLTGNEMKVRSIIFDLVSYFYFGEDYPFSKDSNQEVQQLLQLLTTHFDLDLTFFQKKKLALFIHIVYIRIKKHHDVKENLCSINKKTNHSLAQQMTLIEQALHPTKDSVPESFNESNYLLAFLFVSEMFTPELTFNQELFTQNQEATQELVERIAAQFQITDLQKTQLYDSFLKKLLSLSIFKQSYTTFVETAAYSYFAEVYYPLHTLILRFIRKTHFLIALELSKNDQAKLYYDIMFSVLSILEPSQLGTPINIYIDFSHGIAYTEYICQSLRRFRDLNVSIQKKFNNDTHIFLSDYHLKETSCRQIIWKQPPTPSDWAKFADLVIELRENENEKNNIF; this comes from the coding sequence ATGGAATACTTACAATTTTTAGATGAAGAAGATCGCGATAAGTTACACTTACTTATGAACTTACAACTTTACAACGATCAATATTTAACGCAAAAAAGATTACTGGAGCTCACAGGGTTATCGAAGTTTTTATTGGAAAAATATATAAAAGAGTTAAATGAAGAGTGTCCAGAAATAACGATTTCTGAAGAAATTTACGATGAATTGATTTATCAGCCGATCTCTAATGATATGATTCAAAAGATACAACATACTTTCGCTCAACGTTCATTGAAATTTCGTTTTTTTATTGAGGTGCTAGTAGAAGAGAAAACGATAAAAAAATTTCAAGAAGAACAACATATTGCAAAAACAACGCTTTACCAAATTCGCAGCAAAGTGTTAACTCAGCTAAAAAAAGAGCGGATCGTGATTCAAAAAAACAAACTGACTGGAAACGAGATGAAAGTACGTTCCATTATTTTTGACCTTGTTTCTTATTTCTATTTTGGAGAAGACTATCCATTTTCCAAGGATAGCAATCAAGAAGTACAACAGCTTTTACAGTTGTTGACTACGCATTTTGATTTAGACTTAACCTTTTTTCAGAAAAAAAAGTTAGCATTATTTATCCACATCGTCTACATTAGAATAAAAAAGCACCACGATGTAAAAGAAAACCTGTGTTCTATCAATAAAAAGACCAATCACTCACTTGCACAACAGATGACCTTGATTGAGCAAGCACTTCATCCAACAAAAGACTCGGTTCCTGAATCGTTCAATGAAAGTAACTACTTATTAGCCTTTCTATTTGTTTCTGAAATGTTTACACCTGAATTGACATTCAATCAAGAGTTGTTTACGCAAAACCAAGAGGCTACACAAGAACTAGTAGAGCGTATAGCTGCTCAATTTCAAATTACAGATTTACAAAAAACGCAGCTATATGATTCTTTTTTAAAAAAATTGTTAAGTCTATCTATTTTCAAACAAAGTTATACTACGTTTGTCGAAACGGCAGCGTATAGCTATTTTGCTGAGGTTTATTATCCCTTACATACATTGATCTTGCGGTTTATCCGAAAAACTCACTTTCTGATAGCTCTAGAACTGTCCAAAAACGATCAAGCAAAACTTTACTATGACATAATGTTTTCCGTATTATCTATTTTAGAACCTTCTCAATTAGGAACACCGATCAATATTTATATCGATTTTTCACATGGAATAGCCTATACAGAGTATATTTGTCAAAGCTTGCGGCGCTTTCGTGATTTAAATGTTAGTATTCAGAAGAAATTTAACAATGACACCCATATCTTTTTGTCTGATTACCATCTAAAAGAAACAAGTTGTCGGCAAATCATTTGGAAACAGCCGCCAACTCCGTCTGATTGGGCAAAATTTGCTGATTTAGTGATTGAATTAAGGGAGAACGAAAATGAAAAAAACAATATCTTTTAA
- a CDS encoding MucBP domain-containing protein yields MNNAKKIFLPSMLCLSIYTLVNLPIEATAINQDDPTTIEPIPSSESAPYNSSLHSSSPDLPFTRVASEIVSVPDKVLRETILKKLGKSTDDVLTKQDMESLTSLTITNDTSIQINNLVGLEYATNLGAISLDNNNVADFTPLEQLTSLVFVSLSGNFLTSSTFPDLSKSTGITHISVTSSQLDNAVLSKFTTFMSLERLYLDKNMFITTLEPLKNLPKLRSISVQFCGITDFTVINDFPALNDLAAFGQNTGLTSLPVTMSRSILDYDATQQTMFIPFAGMPNRLTNFDGYVPPFTTSTSASNTVLEFNDAQLPADRLQITDLGITVSAVTEEEFHSLASITYNARINNPVGSYETPPHFSFYAISAGTYFQQFNVIDEPEDGAPVTIKYQDEAGQPISESTVLEGKIDASFTAVPKDINTWVLKSTTGNTEGSFTQNPQEVIFTYERALGEPVMIYYTDINGNTLVEPEKLQGKLDTPYTSVNKQITGWQLIALPKNASGSFTNQAQAVHYLYKKIEKPLIPLTNSHSTFPREYFGYGTDPIISSITHIVKNQVDVSEALKEALVLPTLFPNTLPATEKMIDSKETVKQQSKEKQTHHDGKGSVTIKFVDEQGNELAAPSTITGKIGESYRITAKKVKKIN; encoded by the coding sequence TTGAACAACGCAAAAAAAATTTTCCTACCTTCGATGCTCTGTTTGAGTATTTATACTTTAGTAAATTTGCCCATCGAAGCGACAGCTATCAACCAAGATGACCCAACGACAATTGAACCCATACCTTCTTCTGAATCGGCTCCGTACAATTCTTCTCTACACTCATCCAGTCCAGATCTTCCTTTTACAAGAGTTGCATCAGAAATAGTATCCGTTCCTGACAAGGTTCTAAGAGAAACTATTTTAAAGAAATTAGGAAAATCAACAGATGATGTACTTACTAAGCAAGATATGGAGAGCCTGACTTCTTTAACGATAACGAATGATACGTCTATACAAATCAACAATTTGGTAGGTCTAGAATACGCGACAAACTTAGGGGCTATCTCTTTAGATAATAACAACGTGGCGGACTTTACCCCTTTAGAACAATTGACATCGCTCGTTTTCGTCAGTTTAAGTGGGAACTTTTTAACCTCTAGCACTTTTCCTGATCTAAGCAAAAGTACTGGAATTACTCATATCTCAGTAACTTCTAGCCAACTAGATAATGCGGTCTTATCAAAATTCACTACATTTATGAGCCTTGAACGTCTATATTTGGATAAAAACATGTTTATTACGACACTTGAACCTTTGAAAAATTTACCTAAATTACGTTCCATTTCTGTTCAATTTTGCGGTATTACAGATTTTACTGTAATCAATGATTTTCCAGCGTTGAATGACCTAGCAGCGTTTGGGCAAAATACCGGTCTAACAAGTCTTCCAGTAACGATGTCCCGGAGTATCTTAGACTATGATGCCACACAGCAAACAATGTTTATTCCATTTGCTGGAATGCCTAACCGACTCACAAATTTTGATGGTTATGTGCCGCCATTTACCACATCAACTTCTGCTAGTAACACTGTACTTGAATTCAATGATGCACAATTGCCGGCAGATCGCTTACAAATCACAGATCTCGGAATTACTGTCTCAGCTGTTACAGAAGAGGAATTTCATAGTCTCGCTAGTATTACATATAATGCTCGGATAAATAATCCTGTAGGAAGCTATGAGACCCCACCTCATTTTAGTTTCTATGCCATTTCTGCTGGAACGTACTTCCAACAATTTAACGTGATTGACGAACCTGAAGACGGAGCACCAGTGACCATTAAATACCAGGATGAAGCAGGTCAGCCCATTAGTGAATCTACTGTCTTAGAAGGAAAAATCGATGCCTCATTCACCGCTGTACCTAAAGACATCAATACTTGGGTATTGAAATCAACCACTGGGAATACAGAAGGCTCTTTCACACAAAATCCACAGGAAGTTATTTTTACCTATGAAAGAGCACTTGGTGAACCTGTAATGATCTACTACACAGATATAAATGGGAATACACTTGTTGAACCAGAAAAATTGCAGGGAAAGCTTGATACACCTTATACTTCTGTAAACAAACAAATAACAGGCTGGCAACTAATAGCACTTCCTAAAAATGCTAGTGGCTCGTTTACGAATCAAGCACAAGCAGTCCATTACTTGTATAAAAAGATAGAGAAACCATTGATTCCTTTGACCAATTCACATTCTACATTCCCCAGAGAATATTTTGGTTACGGAACTGACCCTATCATTAGCAGCATTACTCACATCGTTAAGAACCAAGTAGACGTTTCTGAGGCATTGAAAGAGGCTCTAGTGTTGCCAACATTGTTTCCGAATACGCTGCCAGCCACTGAAAAAATGATTGATTCCAAAGAAACGGTGAAACAACAATCTAAGGAAAAACAAACACATCATGATGGTAAAGGCTCTGTGACGATTAAGTTTGTTGATGAACAAGGCAATGAACTTGCTGCGCCGAGTACTATTACAGGGAAAATCGGAGAATCTTACAGAATCACAGCCAAAAAAGTAAAAAAAATAAACTAA
- a CDS encoding winged helix-turn-helix domain-containing protein produces the protein MRVGILNTEKKSSETFISYKASGCLVENKKVVDEKDLQDIDALLICKNQTFSVVEVCEWVIKSKMCRSIPIWISTTEKQVEEKNIYLQLGVCGIFEDYSLEEIDLAISNSLNTMKPTQHMKMKEESMLQLDPLKLSLNVNNVTISLTKSEYYLVALLYENKEEVCTYEMLAESIFGKDSELLGESGQSRVANIVCKIRAKIAQASDGKKELLKTIRSRGYMLTLSE, from the coding sequence ATGAGGGTTGGGATACTAAACACAGAAAAAAAGAGTAGTGAAACATTTATTTCCTATAAAGCCTCTGGATGTTTAGTAGAAAATAAAAAAGTAGTCGATGAGAAGGACTTACAAGATATAGATGCATTACTCATTTGTAAAAATCAGACATTCAGTGTTGTAGAGGTTTGTGAATGGGTTATCAAAAGTAAAATGTGTCGTTCGATTCCGATCTGGATAAGCACTACTGAAAAACAAGTAGAGGAAAAAAACATTTATTTACAATTAGGTGTTTGTGGGATTTTTGAAGATTACTCCCTTGAAGAAATAGATTTGGCTATTAGCAACAGCTTAAATACAATGAAACCGACGCAACACATGAAAATGAAAGAAGAGTCAATGTTGCAATTAGATCCGTTAAAGCTAAGCCTTAATGTTAATAATGTAACCATTTCACTGACAAAATCAGAATATTATCTGGTTGCTCTTCTTTATGAAAACAAGGAAGAGGTCTGCACCTATGAAATGCTTGCGGAATCTATTTTTGGTAAAGATAGTGAGTTATTGGGTGAAAGTGGGCAAAGTAGAGTAGCGAATATTGTTTGTAAAATTCGAGCAAAAATAGCCCAAGCCAGTGATGGAAAAAAAGAGTTGCTCAAAACAATCCGCTCAAGAGGCTACATGCTAACTTTATCCGAATGA
- a CDS encoding LPXTG cell wall anchor domain-containing protein — MKKLIQSSICLLLLFVLFYGTTAEASGKTQSDITFIQGDHPKKPIIDTIFSGNKKGILPHTGEALSLYLLIIGICLLIFIYLGFYLKNKNTRKKEQE, encoded by the coding sequence ATGAAAAAACTAATTCAATCTAGTATTTGTTTACTGCTCTTATTTGTCCTATTTTATGGAACAACTGCAGAAGCCTCTGGAAAAACGCAATCAGATATTACTTTTATTCAAGGTGACCATCCGAAAAAACCGATTATTGATACTATTTTTTCTGGAAATAAAAAAGGAATACTTCCTCATACAGGGGAAGCGTTAAGCCTGTACTTACTTATTATCGGGATTTGTCTGTTGATTTTCATTTATCTAGGGTTTTACTTAAAAAATAAAAACACACGAAAGAAGGAACAAGAATGA
- a CDS encoding WxL domain-containing protein, whose protein sequence is MKKKLVASLLLSGLVLSYGSTGVYAEETSAAAKTKAETEFTAGDRPDPSKPEEGPKDPNPVDPDPDPTDPTKPKPLPEANNVYVTHLPDISFGTNKTELKTTEYEALTEKRTKGQGTETFYMPHSVQVADLSGNSETKWKLSVQQDDVFKTNDSTPKQLDNSRIRIYGNTLTSTAYAAADLVDKVAGVALNETDEFGAFSTIPVKSDTQDELVVLENKTPGFTLNSYTSSVFRNSYIEEDYDATKTPTASRYEGVKLNVPASDQSQAKAYSTNLTWTLTVEP, encoded by the coding sequence ATGAAAAAGAAATTAGTTGCAAGTTTATTGTTGAGTGGATTGGTATTAAGTTACGGCTCTACAGGAGTTTATGCAGAGGAAACAAGTGCAGCAGCCAAAACAAAAGCTGAAACAGAATTTACTGCAGGGGATCGTCCCGATCCATCGAAACCAGAAGAAGGACCAAAAGATCCTAATCCAGTAGATCCAGACCCAGATCCGACAGATCCAACGAAACCCAAACCACTACCAGAAGCAAATAATGTTTATGTCACCCATTTACCAGACATTTCATTTGGTACAAATAAAACAGAGTTGAAAACAACTGAATACGAAGCGCTAACTGAAAAAAGAACAAAAGGGCAAGGCACTGAAACATTTTATATGCCTCATTCTGTTCAAGTAGCAGATTTATCCGGGAATAGTGAAACAAAATGGAAATTGAGTGTTCAACAAGATGACGTATTCAAAACAAACGATAGCACACCGAAACAATTAGACAATTCTCGTATTCGAATTTATGGAAATACATTAACAAGTACCGCCTATGCAGCCGCAGATTTAGTGGACAAAGTTGCAGGTGTTGCACTAAATGAGACGGATGAATTTGGCGCGTTTTCAACGATCCCAGTTAAAAGTGATACACAAGATGAATTAGTGGTGTTGGAAAACAAAACACCTGGCTTCACATTGAACTCGTATACTTCTTCTGTTTTTAGAAATAGTTATATTGAAGAAGACTACGATGCGACTAAAACACCTACAGCATCTCGCTACGAAGGGGTCAAATTAAATGTGCCAGCCAGTGATCAATCACAAGCGAAAGCTTATTCAACGAATTTAACTTGGACATTGACTGTAGAACCGTAA